The window AAAATACGCAGGATataaaattcacaaaaaaagtaaataaatatgtgcatatttgtgtctctgtttgTTTATTAATGTATACAGTATGCCTCAGATTGCATATATTGACCCTCAGCAGAGAGAGCTGATCTCGCTCTTGCTGCACCCCCACTTGCAGCAGGCGTTGGAGAGACCCACCACCACATCCCGGCCTTTGCGATCAGCTTTGCGGAGTGCCTCCAGTATCTCTTCGGTGATGAATGAACGGGAAGAGCGGCTAAACGCGCCCTCCTGGTTGTCTCTGGATACGGAGCTTGAATCTGCGTTTCTTTGAAGGAGACTCTCCATCCCAAAGTTGTGTTTCAAGGCCTCTGAGAATTCCTCCTGAGGGGAGGTGAATGGCTCCTCTGAAACATCTGTGGGAGTGAAAGTAGGCAGTGAAGCTTTAAGGAATGTGTTTCTCTTGCAGCCAAGTTAAATATGTGCATTATTTGCATTTCATTATTGCTGGAGATGATATAATGGAGGGAGGGAGTGTGAGAAGTCTCTGGATTGTTGCCAGATGTGCCTGCTGGGTTAGATGCTCAAATAAACATTTGGTAGTTTATAGATATGGTTCAGTATGCATCatt is drawn from Archocentrus centrarchus isolate MPI-CPG fArcCen1 chromosome 8, fArcCen1, whole genome shotgun sequence and contains these coding sequences:
- the rln3a gene encoding relaxin-3a, giving the protein MWKAVVLAVCLLVAGVQPMDDPTYGVKLCGREFIRAVIFTCGGSRWRRSLRSLDVSEEPFTSPQEEFSEALKHNFGMESLLQRNADSSSVSRDNQEGAFSRSSRSFITEEILEALRKADRKGRDVVVGLSNACCKWGCSKSEISSLC